Within the Gossypium raimondii isolate GPD5lz chromosome 12, ASM2569854v1, whole genome shotgun sequence genome, the region tgtctcatacttatattttgaaaatacatatatacatatattttaaattaaagtatttgtttcatattgtaCGTTAATgttttaacataccctttttgaaaatatggtTTGGTTTTAATCatacatcaaagttattttcttgattcaaaggttttttttttgaataaaagtaatattcgaattttgggattttcgaggaaaattgagccctaacgtattgggttctaattttctttgttaatcttaaataaccgaggatattctttattcgaaatgcatgagcataaaaatcattttttggaacttaacttgtcgtgtcctaacgcattgggcgTGACATGTTACTTTCTAGAAATGAatatttcacataaaataaaagtgatattcaaagttcggggattatgaggaattgtaccctaacgtattgggactcgatttctttacatgacttgaacaattgattgtcctttttcaaatttcatcatttgagttgattttaaaatctttttaaccttcaacactaagacattaaataatcaatttggtaccaattttgggcgttacaagggtgctaacccttcctcgtgcgtaactgactcccgaactcgttttctcaaaattcgtagaccaaaatcattttaaggtgagccgatcacaccttaataaaggatcggtggcgactccaatttttatttttaaagtcgacaactaaattttttgttttcaaaaaacggtttcgacagctacCATTAGAGGCTTTTCCATAGAATCGATAACAAGGAAGCCAAATAGTATACTTAGAATCTGGACTTTAGGATAGATAGTCCTTAGCTAGGTTTAAGAATTTCTTTGTAAACAAATAATTTGTTTAGAgatgaaaataatttgaagttttaaaCATTTGCTGGTTTAAGGATTTAGTTgcaagaattattatttttaactatagTGTTAGGATTGTAGCAACTAAGTTAGTCAAATTAAGTATAGGTCCATTTGTGACGCTCCATACCTGGATTTGGTGGACGAGTTGAGCGCGGGATGTTACAATAATAACACCCTATGAGCTTATCTGGTACAACCACAGAGCAAGATATTAGAGACTACTCCAAGAGTTTTGCTTTCCCTCTGTTACCAATAGGTTGATTTGGCTCTTAATCTATACGTTAATacattcatttaatcaattacaACTTTCTAACTTCAGCAGTTTTGAAATCAAACATGCAAGTTAGCTAAATCAAGATACAATGATATCAAAAATATGAAACTTATGAATAATAGAATTTGAAAACACTTACATACAAAGTCGATTACTCGAGAAAGCTTGgagcttttctttcttctacCGAGAACAATGTTTTCGGTGAAGGAAGACGAGAATAAGACTTTATTTCCATCCACTTTAGCCTAACACTTAACACCCTAATTCTCATcgttaaatgaaaattaacagGTGTCTCTACTAAACATTGACACAATCAGCCTTACCATATGTATGAGTAGTTATTTACCACTTTGAGCCttgaacaattattttttttaaactcatttGATTAACTATTTGCTAATTCTTAGGGTTTAGTCCGtacattttcatttctaaccTGCTAAtcgaatttaccatttcaaacatcaataaaacaatataatggaATCGTAAATAGTATTAAATAGATTTACTAACTCTATCGTCAGAATTGTGGTCCTCGAACCATTGTTTTTGGCACCATAaaaaatcaggttgttacatatataatatacaaaattaactcataacctaggtacatgtcatatGTTAAACAAAAGAGGGACTATACAAGTATTGCTGAGTCGCGAATCATTGTCTATATGTTAGACCATGTCTCAGgatgatataatttaaataataaaattaacaaataattaaatagtgcttatatttttatgtacttACCTGACGGAATGGTAACACACCACAATAAAGCCTACTCAACAACCTTCCTTTTTTCGTGGTCTTCTCTTAGTAGATTCAAATATtgatatataacataatttaattcaattcttaTCAACCAAATATCATTCATCATCTCACTGTATACATATAAGTCAGTTCAATTCTATCACTTGAAATTCTAAATACTATTCATCAACTTACAATGCATTTAAACACGTTTTGGACGTTCATACTTGAATCTTTATAATTAAGAATAACAATTCTTCACTTTACCAGGTAAATCTTTTTCATATCTAAATTTCTAATCTAATCAATTAACATCAACACCTCAAGCACGTAAAAATGGTAACACttcaaaactttaacagttttgaaaacatACACGCGGGTTAGCTAAATTGAGTTATcacattaaaaaattcataaaatttatgagaATTATCAAACTACAATGTGCTTACCATGCAACGCTGAAAGCTAAGGATATTCTTAAAGCTTTTCTTTCCTCCTATTATGGTGAGATTTCGAAGAAGAATATGAGAATCAAAATCATTCTCTTTCCTTCAACTTAAATACTTACTCTCACATTTATCAAAGTGTTATTTTACTAACATCCTAACAAGTATTAATCCAAATCCATGCACCAACCATCTACTAACATTGAAAGTGGACAATCGCTATATAAAACCTTTTAACTCCTAAAGGTCAAGGATGACTAACTATTACCTTCATTactatttagtccttaaactaaaatcaattatatattcAATCGAATTATCTACTCAGAATTTcttataacaatataataaacCAGTAATCATGAAATATGAAAACTTATGGAAAACCATCAATAAACGGGGTTCTGAAACCACCGATTCCGGTACCATtaaaatcaggttgttacataTTTTTTGGAGTTAACTTGAAtaagtaatttgattttttgagttcgagtcgagttaaattttacaatttgaataactcaaataattcgaataactcaaataacaaattggtgtaaatacccctATAGTCCCTCTCAATTTCAAAAACGAGCAAATCGGTTActctcaaagaaaaaaatataaaaataattttcaaaaatatttataaaaatttcaaattttcataatttaaaaaattcaaaataataattttaaggacctaaacaagtaaattacaaattcaagtttatcataatAAAGTATcttatttttctctaattttcctttcaaagagttcaaatatatatggtttcaaatttatgtgctttaacatgaaattagttaaattgtaagaagattttattttgacatgtttaatttttttaatttaaatcgaacaatttcactcaatttgactatactcgaatttcatttcactcgactcgattaaaaaattcaaattgagttaggatgataaaataagactcgtTAACTCGACTaactagaattttttttttctctcaatttgATTGAATGCCCACCCCTACCCTTTAATCAAAGGATAATATGTGTTTAAGCATGCTTGAACCCACATTCTCCTAGTTATTGCAATAGCAAAGGTGCCAACTAAGTTAAGGTTGAATCAAagtatatacatttaaaaaagttaaaaatggaatctcatttcttttcaacttaaaagttttaatctaattattaaagttattaatatCTCCCGTTATAGTTGCAAACTTAGCATGTTTATTAACATATAAGGGCAACCTAATCTTAAAGaatatattagaatttttaaatagaaaatatatgataatttaattttggcatactaataaatttaaccctcaatgttTACATTTTGTGTTAATTTGGTCATTATCCTTTTTATGAgctaaatttgaccattaacctttcaaaaagagtcaaaatattttttaatggaaatactaactaaaacatTAGTTTTTAACGATATTGCCATGGCAACTCGTGTGGCAGTTCATATGCGTTTCATGCTAACAAAacactatttgtcttatatgccacatcaacaaataatttaaaaatcataaaatattaaaaataaaaaaataaaattcaaaaaattatataaatttcataaaaaaaattttaaaagcataaaGTACACATGGATCACTATTTTggttatcatttttaaaaatataacattttaattagtattGCCATTAAAAACAGTCTAACTCTTTTGAAAAGCTCATTTCAATccgtattttctttttctaacttaagaaaaaatgataaatctaGATACGATCCTagatgtatatttttattttatattggttGACACGGGTATATAAGTCATGTTATACTATTGAATAACAAGCCTTCAATTATCTAGTTCTAGATAATTTGTGCGCTTGGGAGTCCTCGATGATTAAATAAACCAAGATTTTACCATGACGCAATTTTAGAGACGCGAAAACGAAAGTTTATGGGGTCGCTTCAGAATCGGATAACCAAAGACCTGAAAACCGTCTTTACATCGGATGGTTTGGTGTTTTGATGATCCCTACCTTATTGACCGCAACTTCTGTATTTATTATCGCCTTCATTGTTGCTCCTCCAGTATATATTGATGGTATTCGTGAACCTGTTTCTGGATCTCTACTTTACGGAAACAATATTATTTCTGGTGCCATTGTTCCTACTTCTACAACTATAGGTTTGCACTTTTACCTGATCTGGGAAACGGCATCTGTTGATGAATGGTTATACAATGGCGGCCCTAGTTATGAGTTACTTGTTTTACATTTCTTACTTGGTGTAGCTTGTTACATGGGTCGTAAGTGGGAACTTAGTTTCCGTCTGGGTATGCGCCCTTGGATCGCTGTTGCATATTTAGCTCATGTTGCAGCTACTACCGTTGTTTTCTTGATCTATCCAATTGGTTAAGGAAGTTTTTCTGATGGTATGCCCCTAGGAATCTCTGGCACTTTCAACTTCATGATTGTATTCCAGGCTGAACACAACATCCTTATGCATTCGTTTCACATGTTAGGCGAATGGTGTATTCGGCGGCTCCTATTCAAGTGCTATGCATGGTTCCTTGGTAACTTCTAGTTTGATCAAGGAAACCACAGAAAAAGAATCTGCTAATAAAGGTTACAGATTCGGTCAAGAGGAAGAAACTTATAATATCGTAGCTGCTCATGGTTATTTTGGCCGATTGATCTTCTAATATGCTAGTTTCAACAATTCTCGTTCTTTCCATTTCTTCTTAGTGGCTTGGCATGTAGTAGGTATCTAGTTCACCGCTTTAGGTATTAGCACTATGGCTTTCAACCTAAACGGTTTCAATTTTAACCAATTCGTAGTTGATAGTCAAGGTCGTGTAATTAATACCTGGGCTGATATTATTAACCGTGCTAACCTTAGTATGGAAgttcaaatttagctaaaaagaataaaagtctaatcaataaaaaaaattataaacgttaagagttaaatttattattatgcctttagttttactttgataaaatataaagactcACCGTATATTTTGACTTTCTTTAcgaaaggaaaatatatataagattaTTTAACCCTCCCATTatagattaaattagaaattaatatatgaaaaaattgcAACTTACCctcccaaataaaaattttcatgtttagcCCATTGAAAATTCTGAAATCAAaagttaatatatgataaatttatactttgacctttaaaaattttataactcaattttagtcctttaaaagAATTTCTGACTTCACCCCTAGATCCGACACAAGGCCAAGTGTTAGCTTCTAGATTCACCTCTTAAACTTATACTTTGATCTGATGCATCTAaactatttcataaaaaaattgaattataaaagaaaaggaaaatgagagCTTTCAATTGGTATAGACAGTACGAACAAATAAGTTCATACCATAGCGATTTTAAcagcccaatgacttaaataaatattttaaataatacagttatcatttataattttatgaagaCATAAACTTACAAATAGTTTAGAgtatctaatttaatttgttgattaataaaatgtatgaaagagatttatatgaaaagaaaaagaagtgccATTATGTTTGTCAATTTTACAAAGTACATGTAGGTAAAGAAGATAAGCACGTGACAACCTAAAAGATTCAACATTCAACCAACCTTTATTGGTAGAGAGTTAAACTCAAAACCCATCATTTGACGTTTCATGGACGtataatataactaaaaatCAACTAGATTTCCATATTTCTTTCTCCACTTAAAcgtcgtcgtcgtcgtcatATCAGTAATGATTCAGCAAAAGAATCCAACTGTACTTGATCTTCATTCGTCTTCAACAGCTGCAGGTACTCTTCATATATCTTCTCTAGTGAATCATTACTGTCACCTTCAGCACCTAGTACTTGATCATGGTCATGATCATGATGAGACTGGCACTCGAAATCTGAGCTGTTGATAAGATCATGATTGTCATTATAACATAAAAACCCAGTTCggttttcatcatcattgatgTATTCGGACCATGGGACGAGGACTTGTCCATtttcacctccttggctcgaaGACTTAGTGGTACACACTGAAGATGTAAATCTACTGGGTTTTGGGAGATGGATTTTGGGTTTTTCTTGCTCGGTTGGTTTTGTAGATTtgttcttccttttcttcttcggGACAAGGACGACAACCGGGTTATCCGGTGGTAGTTTTTTGTGGGTGTTCGGATCGGTTCCTTGGCTTAATAAACGTTTGCTTAGATGGGTGTTCCAATAGTTTTTAATCTCGTTATCGGTTCGACCCGGAAGCCTTCCGGCGATGAGAGACCAACGGTTGCCGAGGAGTGAATGTAATCGGATGATGAGGTCTTCCTCGTCGGGTGTTATGTTCCCTCTTTTGATATCCGGTCTCAAATAGTTCATCCATCTCAGCCTGCAACTCTTTCCACACCTAAGTAGCCCTGCAACATTATAGAAAACGTCACATGGTGCGAGTGATTCGTAAATACCACTTTCCGTTTTTCGAATACGAGTGAGATTCGATTACCGGCTTTCTTAGGGAGAGATCGCCAGTGACCTTCGCCATGAGCTTGAATGTACTTGACAAGCAATGTGTCTTCTCTAGGTGTCCATGGACCTCTGTGTAACCCAACTTTAGAGCAACAAGGAGCCCTTCCCatgtctctctctctctctctgtatatatatatttctattgtTTTCACTTGTGGATGAAGCTACTCAATTCACTCTCTCTCAAACATTGGAACAAAcgaaagagagagaaaacatagaaaaagagagagagagagatgttGGAGATGATGACTCCCCAAAGGTTAGGCTTTAGGCCTTTTTAATTATAAACGTTTTTAAAAACAGATGAACATTTATATTACTTCccattatgtttttttatacttaaacaccaccaaaattattatttatttgtattatacTAACTCGAAACAACTCAAACTTAACTCgaatcataaataatataatgtctAAAAGGTGAAACCCATAACTAAAATAATCTGagaactttaaattttaattccgattaaaaagaaaatgaaaagccGTTGGGCTGCTAATGCGAGGTGGGggatttaatttataaaataaaaccaatcaaaatgaaaattattgaaaaatttgggctaattttatgttttctagAAAAGGGTTAACTTAACTCAGCGACCCTTCTCCCTATCTGCCCTTCTCAATTGTGTATATTCATATGATTCATGAATGTAGCAGCTTAATTATGTATATACCAAACAAGTCATTGTAACCAAGGCTGCTGATTAATTTCGACCGTCCATCACTTGGAAAGTGTGCGTAACGGTGGAACATCAAAATCTATCATTTTCATcttcagatttttttttctaagctttaatattaaatttgttctCTGGGTTtagtttcaatatttaatttagtatctGAGTTTAGCTATgatgttcaatttgatacccAAACCAAACATCATCATGTGGCCTAACGAATATTTGACACGTGTACTCTAGTAAAAGAAATAGGTGCTTAATTGGGACAAAAAAGTTCAtgtaccaaattgaatattgGAGTCAAACTCAAGTACTTAATTGGGGCAAAGAGAAACTCAAGATTCAGAtgccaaaataaatattgaagcAAAACTTAGGTGTCAAATTGGGACAAAAAAGCTCAAGTACTAAAGTGAACATTGAAGCCAAACTCAAGTACTTAATAGGATATTAACCCTTTTTTAAATATGATGGATCCTTTTCTCTCAGTTAAATTGTGCCAtaagtccctgtacttttcaaaaatctagaatttagtctatttacttttatttccaaaaatttagtctctacttttcagatttcaaaatttaagttcaattattaatactgctattttttttgttaaatttaagttcattacaacgtcattttttaattatatggcTACCAAGtgagtttttctttaattttaaaatgtcacatcaacaaatttaataaaaaatttaaaaatattaacagttggacttgaattatgaaatctaaaagtaaattttaaaataaaaattcaaaattttaaaaaaatatataaaaacttatgcaatattttatccttttaaaCCCTAAGTGGAAACTAGACGATATCATAAATGTAACCCAAATTGCATGGGTTTGGTGTCAAACTTTTAGGTTTAACATCatctaaatatataaagttaaaaaaatcgGTAATAAAGTCTCTTTAAAGTCTGAGCTATTCATTCGATACATATTAGAATTAAACTGGAGCAagtaactttttaaatttaattaaaagtcaTATTAAAATCCAACTTAATACTTATTGAACAGATGgatcaaattttggaaacacCTTATTGTCACCGTTCAAAAagtaaataacatatttttttgattaaaatttaccaaactttatattgaaaatataaaaatatatttttaaattttatgtacttttaatattttataatttttcattttataaaatttatatattttatgattttataatatttttaaaataacatgccacattaacattaatttcacaTGGCATGCCTCATGCCATTGTCGAATATTTCTGTTTGTCATGCCCACATAATTTACAGTCAacgttaatttaatttatttttttatgaagaattttttttatacctTTATTAGAAATATAGTTtgcttgattttttattttggttatcaTCTCATTAAAATAGATTGGATTTTCATTTAGTTAATTATAAGGGTaattaatttgcttttaaaCTCCTACAATTTGCAATTGTATACAACTTTGTTTTGGTATAATCGGAATAGCTTTAGTTAGGATTCCTTTGGGTGTATTCTAATAGTAAGGTGGAGTTGAGATTTGACGATTGATGTTGGGGAcaacatttaaaacttgagcTTGATGCATGGTAGAAATCGAAACATAAAAGAATACATTCAATTATTTGTGTTTGAGTTCACACGTTGGCTAATGAGTTGTTTAAGTTCAGCATTAAGATTTTTGACCTCATAATCATTGGTTCACCTAAATAAATTACAAGCACAAGGACCTCGTTTACATCAttattttgatgtgtttcttACAATGAAAGAATGGTAATTAAAGACAAAATTGGTCTCTTTTTTACCTTATCAATTCAAACATTATAATGGTCCacattaatacaaaataaaaataataattattgctttatttttttatgttttcctattatatatatatataggaaattccaaacaaaaattggaattaattgatgagaaaaagaaagtttcccattaaaacaaataattagatTCTTATTGTACAAAATTGGCACTTCATTACTCCAATGGGTAGGAGACAGCTATAAAAACACAGTTGAAATAATGGAATTAGAATTTTAAGGAAATTTTTGGGACCCTTTCCTaggtttgttttttatttggaaataaTTAAGGGTTTAATTAAGCTTAGATTTAAGGAAGCTATTTTAATCACTAACCCCACCCAAAAACATTTCAattactaaatatatatatgatacatTAAACCATGATTAATTAACCATTGAAAgttgagatatttttatttaagtcctATTACGTGTTGACATTGATTAAAGTTATTCAgatgtattattttttactgtatatatacctttttttttaaaaaaattatgatatgaGATGAATTAAAAGTGtcatatcattatattttaattgaggaaggattaagggtgggtttggatggcgATGCATTTATCTGCTGTTAGTGTAGAAATAACGGTGACGATAAGATTAGATATTATAACAATACTGTAGCGTGAAACAAAAAATCACCTCACCCCACCTTTCAATCAGAATCATCTTAAATGTtcttttatgtgtttttattatttggcATTTGAGGTTGTGAATCAGGAGTGAGGTAGGTTTCATCCACGATTTGCTGGGTTGAGTATGGGTTGGATATTGGAGAATGTGTGGCAGTTGGTTGGCTTGGATTTTGTGTTTGATAGGATGGTCGATGGGGGCTCAATTGTAATTGTCAAATGACCGGCAGCtgcaaaattttagatttattgtgtCAATGCCCTTATAAATGTATATTCTGTCTTCAACCTTCGGCCGAAGATAATTTATTTGGTCCACTAAGGTAGTGATTATGGAATTTTTGGGCACCCAACTTCTTGGAATGCCACAACTTTTCCATCTGCTACACATTTCTGCCTTGTGGCAGGTCCCTATTTATATTCCCTACGTCGGTTTTGCAGGTTTTATCATAGATAGAGATTATCTTTTTTGAAATtcgtgatttttttttttaataatcttatttttaagatttaaactcatattttttttagaatataattcattttattattatactcaATATTAgttgattcatttttttatataactaTATGCGTCTTTATCCGTTAGAAGAAGTGGCGGCAGATTTCTTCCTTATACATTTGAActgagtttaaattttaaaatcattattgtTAAGAGGGATCTATCTGAATACCACCCTGACTTTAGCATGAGTACACTTAAACCTTTTTTTCtatctaaacatataaaaataagataatttagtGTTTCATCTCCTAAAttctttccattttcattttcacccttaaaataaatatctaataataagataaattttgTTTGGTCACCCTAGCTTTTGTCGTCAtcatcttattttaaatttgtcttCTTTTCATATAATTTGTCTTTCATCCCTTAACAATACTTCTATCTTCACCTACTCAATTTGGCGGCTTGTACATTTAAATCACAAATAATGTATGTATGTCTGAGAATTATAATCAGAATCAACTCagtataaattataatagatcacaaattaaaatatatttgaatctaaatcaaaataaatttaaataaaactcaCACGTAATAGACTTAAACTCaataaatatagaaaagaaCTAATACATAATATTTACGAGCGATGAAACTTAAGGTGGGTTTGGATAAGCGATGTGTTTACCCGCGGTTAATGTAAAAACAGCAGTGACAGTGAAATTAGATACTGGCAACActatagcgtgagacaaaaaataagttaaactTACTGCACCGCACCCCGCCGTTCATCCAAACCCACCATCAATGTCTTAAAATTCTTTAACTTGTACAATTTTAAATGTATTGGGAGCTCTTAAACATGGGCCCAAAAACTTTTGACTCACTCATGTTGTGTGACAACTTTCGAtgggatcaaattgaaattgaacCCAAATTTTAATGGGTCGATTTTCTTTGTCAAAAGCATATTTAGTTTGCGGTATCAACTTTATGTTCATTGTATGGATTTACCCAACATACAAATTTATacacattttctttaaaaaaaaataaaacatcttaTCATCTGTTTAGAGttgtcaaattttacttaaattcaatCATCCAATTCGATTAATCTAAAATT harbors:
- the LOC105763918 gene encoding transcription repressor MYB6; translation: MGRAPCCSKVGLHRGPWTPREDTLLVKYIQAHGEGHWRSLPKKAGLLRCGKSCRLRWMNYLRPDIKRGNITPDEEDLIIRLHSLLGNRWSLIAGRLPGRTDNEIKNYWNTHLSKRLLSQGTDPNTHKKLPPDNPVVVLVPKKKRKNKSTKPTEQEKPKIHLPKPSRFTSSVCTTKSSSQGGENGQVLVPWSEYINDDENRTGFLCYNDNHDLINSSDFECQSHHDHDHDQVLGAEGDSNDSLEKIYEEYLQLLKTNEDQVQLDSFAESLLI